In Odontesthes bonariensis isolate fOdoBon6 chromosome 6, fOdoBon6.hap1, whole genome shotgun sequence, one genomic interval encodes:
- the ddhd2 gene encoding triacylglycerol hydrolase DDHD2 isoform X3: MSSSQGEKGGLSEAAPNDITQGLFDSPSQTAATSKTPEEQMLDTESVPAPYREVQPHWFFCFRVDDNTSWLPFSREDSDKLETAFQTGRDKEDDVVVAVDGERYDVRVKERKRYAVYWEQGPTEVRRCTWFYKGDKDTKFMPYPEDFSKSLEEAYMIAVTLDEWKRKLDFPNGETVILHNPKLIMQYQPLGLQDDWVSSPSEQTRPRTVKRGAESISVEIPDGEPEEVDHLVFMVHGIGPACDLRFRSIIQCVNDFRNASLSLLASHYKRAQDDGQVGRVEFLPVNWHSALHGDATGVDEDIQRITLPSISRLRHFTNDTLLDLFFYNSPTYCQTIVDTVASEINRLHTLFKQRHAEFNGAVSVVGHSLGSLILFDLLTNQRNGSQARKGVPSGEPSLYSNTLEQTLTRLGLQQYVDMLKGENLDMESLSLCQDSDLKDLGIPLGPRKKILNYIKRKWLPEKAAEYQSQDSQVPLHATSDGNPDSSGLTSQQSHFHRAQSVTSPVDYEYFDVGIGQTSGGIAKGQVSIDYPQLAFYPQTFFAFGSPIGMFLTVRGLKHIDPNYSFPTCKSFYNIYHPYDPVAYRIEPMIVSEVDLEPMLIPHHKGRKRMHLELKDSLTRMSMDLKNNVLGSLRTAWMSFARLPTAALEEGEPTNETNPQESEGVFAEAESSVSAEQREQPEIKVGMLNGGRRIDFVLQEKPIESFNEYLFAIQSHLCYWESEDTALLLLKEIYDKQGVAFEQPQQ, from the exons ATGTCATCGAGTCAGGGTGAAAAGGGGGGTCTATCTGAGGCTGCCCCAAACGACATCACCCAGGGGTTGTTTGACAGTCCCAGTCAGACTGCAGCCACAAGCAAGACACCTGAAGAGCAG ATGCTTGACACGGAGTCGGTTCCAGCCCCGTACCGAGAAGTTCAGCCTCACTGGTTCTTCTGTTTTCGGGTTGACGACAACACATCCTGGCTTCCTTTTAGCAGAGAAGACTCTGACAAACTGGAGACTGCTTTCCAAACTG GTAGAGATAAGGAGGATGACGTGGTGGTTGCTGTGGACGGGGAGCGGTATGATGTACGTGTCAAGGAGAGGAAACGTTACGCTGTGTATTGGGAGCAAGGTCCCACTGAAGTCCGCCGCTGTACCTGGTTCTACAAAGGAGACAAGGACACCAAATTCATGCCTTACCCTGAGGACTTCAGCAAAAGTCTGGAG GAAGCCTACATGATAGCAGTGACCTTGGATGAATGGAAGAGGAAACTGGATTTTCCCAACGGAGAGACAGTCATCTTACACAATCCTAAG CTCATAATGCAGTATCAGCCTCTAGGATTGCAGGATGACTGGGTGTCTTCCCCTTCGGAGCAGACTCGCCCTCGCACAGTGAAGAGGGGAGCAGAGAGCATCTCTGTAGAAATACCCGATG GTGAACCAGAAGAGGTGGACCACCTTGTCTTTATGGTGCATGGCATTGGCCCTGCATGTGATTTGCGCTTCAGATCTATCATACAGTGTG TAAATGACTTCAGGAATGCTTCGTTGTCCCTCCTGGCCTCCCATTACAAACGTGCCCAGGACGATGGCCAGGTGGGCCGAGTCGAGTTCCTCCCAGTCAACTGGCACAGTGCTCTGCATGGAGACGCCACTGGTGTGGATGA GGACATCCAGAGGATCACTTTACCCAGCATCAGCAGGCTGAGACATTTCACCAACGACACATTGTTGGACTTGTTTTTCTACAACAGCCCCACCTACTGCCAGACCATAGTGGACACAGTGGCCTCAGAGATCAACAGGCTGCACACCCTCTTTAAGCAGAGGCACGCAGAATTCAATGGGGCAGTTTCAGTGGTGGGCCATAGCCTGG GTTCTCTGATCCTGTTTGACctgctgaccaatcagagaaatGGATCTCAAGCAAGAAAGGGG GTGCCTTCTGGCGAGCCGTCTCTGTACAGCAACACATTGGAGCAGACTCTGACCCGACTGGGCCTGCAGCAATACGTGGATATGCTGAAGGGAGAAAACCTTGACATGGAATCACTG tcTCTCTGCCAAGACAGTGATCTCAAAGATTTAGGGATTCCACTTGGACCCCGGAAGAAGATCTTAAACTACATCAAGAGGAAGTGGCTTCCAGAG AAAGCTGCAGAATATCAGTCGCAGGATTCACAAGTTCCACTTCATGCAACCAGCGATGGTAACCCGGATTCATCCGGATTAACGTCCCAGCAGTCCCATTTCCACCGTGCACAATCCGTCACCAGCCCTGTAGACTATGAATACTTCGATGTCGGCATCGGGCAG ACCAGTGGAGGCATAGCCAAGGGACAG GTATCCATTGATTACCCACAGCTAGCATTCTACCCTCAGACATTTTTTGCTTTCGGCTCTCCTATTGGTATGTTCCTGACTGTACGTGGGCTGAAACACATCGATCCAAACTACTCTTTCCCAACCTGCAAAAGCTTTTACAACATCTACCATCCG TATGATCCTGTTGCCTATCGGATAGAGCCAATGATTGTTTCAGAGGTGGATCTGGAGCCAATGCTAATACCTCACCACAAAGGCCGAAAGAGGATGCACCTGG AACTTAAAGACAGCTTGACCCGAATGAGTATGGATCTGAAGAACAATGTGCTGGGATCTCTGCGGACAGCCTGGATGTCCTTTGCCAGACTACCTACTGCTGCACTGGAGGAAGGAGAAcctacaaatgagacaaaccCTCAAGAGTCAGAGG GAGTGTTTGCAGAGGCAGAGTCCTCTGTGTcagcagagcagagagagcaACCTGAGATCAAAGTGGGGATGTTGAATGGAGGACGACGGATTGACTTTGTGCTTCAGGAAAAACCCATTGAAAGCTTCAACGAATACTTGTTTGCCATTCAGTCACATCTGTGTTACTG GGAATCGGAGGACACAGCTCTCCTGCTGCTGAAGGAGATTTATGACAAGCAAGGTGTGGCCTTTGAACAGCCACAGCAGTAA
- the ddhd2 gene encoding triacylglycerol hydrolase DDHD2 isoform X1 → MSSSQGEKGGLSEAAPNDITQGLFDSPSQTAATSKTPEEQVSPVFDEASPSSTSSFEMLDTESVPAPYREVQPHWFFCFRVDDNTSWLPFSREDSDKLETAFQTGRDKEDDVVVAVDGERYDVRVKERKRYAVYWEQGPTEVRRCTWFYKGDKDTKFMPYPEDFSKSLEEAYMIAVTLDEWKRKLDFPNGETVILHNPKLIMQYQPLGLQDDWVSSPSEQTRPRTVKRGAESISVEIPDGEPEEVDHLVFMVHGIGPACDLRFRSIIQCVNDFRNASLSLLASHYKRAQDDGQVGRVEFLPVNWHSALHGDATGVDEDIQRITLPSISRLRHFTNDTLLDLFFYNSPTYCQTIVDTVASEINRLHTLFKQRHAEFNGAVSVVGHSLGSLILFDLLTNQRNGSQARKGVPSGEPSLYSNTLEQTLTRLGLQQYVDMLKGENLDMESLSLCQDSDLKDLGIPLGPRKKILNYIKRKWLPEKAAEYQSQDSQVPLHATSDGNPDSSGLTSQQSHFHRAQSVTSPVDYEYFDVGIGQTSGGIAKGQVSIDYPQLAFYPQTFFAFGSPIGMFLTVRGLKHIDPNYSFPTCKSFYNIYHPYDPVAYRIEPMIVSEVDLEPMLIPHHKGRKRMHLELKDSLTRMSMDLKNNVLGSLRTAWMSFARLPTAALEEGEPTNETNPQESEGVFAEAESSVSAEQREQPEIKVGMLNGGRRIDFVLQEKPIESFNEYLFAIQSHLCYWESEDTALLLLKEIYDKQGVAFEQPQQ, encoded by the exons ATGTCATCGAGTCAGGGTGAAAAGGGGGGTCTATCTGAGGCTGCCCCAAACGACATCACCCAGGGGTTGTTTGACAGTCCCAGTCAGACTGCAGCCACAAGCAAGACACCTGAAGAGCAG GTTTCGCCTGTGTTTGATGAGGCCTCTCCTTCTTCCACATCTTCTTTTGAGATGCTTGACACGGAGTCGGTTCCAGCCCCGTACCGAGAAGTTCAGCCTCACTGGTTCTTCTGTTTTCGGGTTGACGACAACACATCCTGGCTTCCTTTTAGCAGAGAAGACTCTGACAAACTGGAGACTGCTTTCCAAACTG GTAGAGATAAGGAGGATGACGTGGTGGTTGCTGTGGACGGGGAGCGGTATGATGTACGTGTCAAGGAGAGGAAACGTTACGCTGTGTATTGGGAGCAAGGTCCCACTGAAGTCCGCCGCTGTACCTGGTTCTACAAAGGAGACAAGGACACCAAATTCATGCCTTACCCTGAGGACTTCAGCAAAAGTCTGGAG GAAGCCTACATGATAGCAGTGACCTTGGATGAATGGAAGAGGAAACTGGATTTTCCCAACGGAGAGACAGTCATCTTACACAATCCTAAG CTCATAATGCAGTATCAGCCTCTAGGATTGCAGGATGACTGGGTGTCTTCCCCTTCGGAGCAGACTCGCCCTCGCACAGTGAAGAGGGGAGCAGAGAGCATCTCTGTAGAAATACCCGATG GTGAACCAGAAGAGGTGGACCACCTTGTCTTTATGGTGCATGGCATTGGCCCTGCATGTGATTTGCGCTTCAGATCTATCATACAGTGTG TAAATGACTTCAGGAATGCTTCGTTGTCCCTCCTGGCCTCCCATTACAAACGTGCCCAGGACGATGGCCAGGTGGGCCGAGTCGAGTTCCTCCCAGTCAACTGGCACAGTGCTCTGCATGGAGACGCCACTGGTGTGGATGA GGACATCCAGAGGATCACTTTACCCAGCATCAGCAGGCTGAGACATTTCACCAACGACACATTGTTGGACTTGTTTTTCTACAACAGCCCCACCTACTGCCAGACCATAGTGGACACAGTGGCCTCAGAGATCAACAGGCTGCACACCCTCTTTAAGCAGAGGCACGCAGAATTCAATGGGGCAGTTTCAGTGGTGGGCCATAGCCTGG GTTCTCTGATCCTGTTTGACctgctgaccaatcagagaaatGGATCTCAAGCAAGAAAGGGG GTGCCTTCTGGCGAGCCGTCTCTGTACAGCAACACATTGGAGCAGACTCTGACCCGACTGGGCCTGCAGCAATACGTGGATATGCTGAAGGGAGAAAACCTTGACATGGAATCACTG tcTCTCTGCCAAGACAGTGATCTCAAAGATTTAGGGATTCCACTTGGACCCCGGAAGAAGATCTTAAACTACATCAAGAGGAAGTGGCTTCCAGAG AAAGCTGCAGAATATCAGTCGCAGGATTCACAAGTTCCACTTCATGCAACCAGCGATGGTAACCCGGATTCATCCGGATTAACGTCCCAGCAGTCCCATTTCCACCGTGCACAATCCGTCACCAGCCCTGTAGACTATGAATACTTCGATGTCGGCATCGGGCAG ACCAGTGGAGGCATAGCCAAGGGACAG GTATCCATTGATTACCCACAGCTAGCATTCTACCCTCAGACATTTTTTGCTTTCGGCTCTCCTATTGGTATGTTCCTGACTGTACGTGGGCTGAAACACATCGATCCAAACTACTCTTTCCCAACCTGCAAAAGCTTTTACAACATCTACCATCCG TATGATCCTGTTGCCTATCGGATAGAGCCAATGATTGTTTCAGAGGTGGATCTGGAGCCAATGCTAATACCTCACCACAAAGGCCGAAAGAGGATGCACCTGG AACTTAAAGACAGCTTGACCCGAATGAGTATGGATCTGAAGAACAATGTGCTGGGATCTCTGCGGACAGCCTGGATGTCCTTTGCCAGACTACCTACTGCTGCACTGGAGGAAGGAGAAcctacaaatgagacaaaccCTCAAGAGTCAGAGG GAGTGTTTGCAGAGGCAGAGTCCTCTGTGTcagcagagcagagagagcaACCTGAGATCAAAGTGGGGATGTTGAATGGAGGACGACGGATTGACTTTGTGCTTCAGGAAAAACCCATTGAAAGCTTCAACGAATACTTGTTTGCCATTCAGTCACATCTGTGTTACTG GGAATCGGAGGACACAGCTCTCCTGCTGCTGAAGGAGATTTATGACAAGCAAGGTGTGGCCTTTGAACAGCCACAGCAGTAA
- the ddhd2 gene encoding triacylglycerol hydrolase DDHD2 isoform X2 — MSSSQGEKGGLSEAAPNDITQGLFDSPSQTAATSKTPEEQVSPVFDEASPSSTSSFEMLDTESVPAPYREVQPHWFFCFRVDDNTSWLPFSREDSDKLETAFQTGRDKEDDVVVAVDGERYDVRVKERKRYAVYWEQGPTEVRRCTWFYKGDKDTKFMPYPEDFSKSLEEAYMIAVTLDEWKRKLDFPNGETVILHNPKLIMQYQPLGLQDDWVSSPSEQTRPRTVKRGAESISVEIPDGEPEEVDHLVFMVHGIGPACDLRFRSIIQCVNDFRNASLSLLASHYKRAQDDGQVGRVEFLPVNWHSALHGDATGVDEDIQRITLPSISRLRHFTNDTLLDLFFYNSPTYCQTIVDTVASEINRLHTLFKQRHAEFNGAVSVVGHSLGSLILFDLLTNQRNGSQARKGVPSGEPSLYSNTLEQTLTRLGLQQYVDMLKGENLDMESLSLCQDSDLKDLGIPLGPRKKILNYIKRKWLPEKAAEYQSQDSQVPLHATSDGNPDSSGLTSQQSHFHRAQSVTSPVDYEYFDVGIGQVSIDYPQLAFYPQTFFAFGSPIGMFLTVRGLKHIDPNYSFPTCKSFYNIYHPYDPVAYRIEPMIVSEVDLEPMLIPHHKGRKRMHLELKDSLTRMSMDLKNNVLGSLRTAWMSFARLPTAALEEGEPTNETNPQESEGVFAEAESSVSAEQREQPEIKVGMLNGGRRIDFVLQEKPIESFNEYLFAIQSHLCYWESEDTALLLLKEIYDKQGVAFEQPQQ; from the exons ATGTCATCGAGTCAGGGTGAAAAGGGGGGTCTATCTGAGGCTGCCCCAAACGACATCACCCAGGGGTTGTTTGACAGTCCCAGTCAGACTGCAGCCACAAGCAAGACACCTGAAGAGCAG GTTTCGCCTGTGTTTGATGAGGCCTCTCCTTCTTCCACATCTTCTTTTGAGATGCTTGACACGGAGTCGGTTCCAGCCCCGTACCGAGAAGTTCAGCCTCACTGGTTCTTCTGTTTTCGGGTTGACGACAACACATCCTGGCTTCCTTTTAGCAGAGAAGACTCTGACAAACTGGAGACTGCTTTCCAAACTG GTAGAGATAAGGAGGATGACGTGGTGGTTGCTGTGGACGGGGAGCGGTATGATGTACGTGTCAAGGAGAGGAAACGTTACGCTGTGTATTGGGAGCAAGGTCCCACTGAAGTCCGCCGCTGTACCTGGTTCTACAAAGGAGACAAGGACACCAAATTCATGCCTTACCCTGAGGACTTCAGCAAAAGTCTGGAG GAAGCCTACATGATAGCAGTGACCTTGGATGAATGGAAGAGGAAACTGGATTTTCCCAACGGAGAGACAGTCATCTTACACAATCCTAAG CTCATAATGCAGTATCAGCCTCTAGGATTGCAGGATGACTGGGTGTCTTCCCCTTCGGAGCAGACTCGCCCTCGCACAGTGAAGAGGGGAGCAGAGAGCATCTCTGTAGAAATACCCGATG GTGAACCAGAAGAGGTGGACCACCTTGTCTTTATGGTGCATGGCATTGGCCCTGCATGTGATTTGCGCTTCAGATCTATCATACAGTGTG TAAATGACTTCAGGAATGCTTCGTTGTCCCTCCTGGCCTCCCATTACAAACGTGCCCAGGACGATGGCCAGGTGGGCCGAGTCGAGTTCCTCCCAGTCAACTGGCACAGTGCTCTGCATGGAGACGCCACTGGTGTGGATGA GGACATCCAGAGGATCACTTTACCCAGCATCAGCAGGCTGAGACATTTCACCAACGACACATTGTTGGACTTGTTTTTCTACAACAGCCCCACCTACTGCCAGACCATAGTGGACACAGTGGCCTCAGAGATCAACAGGCTGCACACCCTCTTTAAGCAGAGGCACGCAGAATTCAATGGGGCAGTTTCAGTGGTGGGCCATAGCCTGG GTTCTCTGATCCTGTTTGACctgctgaccaatcagagaaatGGATCTCAAGCAAGAAAGGGG GTGCCTTCTGGCGAGCCGTCTCTGTACAGCAACACATTGGAGCAGACTCTGACCCGACTGGGCCTGCAGCAATACGTGGATATGCTGAAGGGAGAAAACCTTGACATGGAATCACTG tcTCTCTGCCAAGACAGTGATCTCAAAGATTTAGGGATTCCACTTGGACCCCGGAAGAAGATCTTAAACTACATCAAGAGGAAGTGGCTTCCAGAG AAAGCTGCAGAATATCAGTCGCAGGATTCACAAGTTCCACTTCATGCAACCAGCGATGGTAACCCGGATTCATCCGGATTAACGTCCCAGCAGTCCCATTTCCACCGTGCACAATCCGTCACCAGCCCTGTAGACTATGAATACTTCGATGTCGGCATCGGGCAG GTATCCATTGATTACCCACAGCTAGCATTCTACCCTCAGACATTTTTTGCTTTCGGCTCTCCTATTGGTATGTTCCTGACTGTACGTGGGCTGAAACACATCGATCCAAACTACTCTTTCCCAACCTGCAAAAGCTTTTACAACATCTACCATCCG TATGATCCTGTTGCCTATCGGATAGAGCCAATGATTGTTTCAGAGGTGGATCTGGAGCCAATGCTAATACCTCACCACAAAGGCCGAAAGAGGATGCACCTGG AACTTAAAGACAGCTTGACCCGAATGAGTATGGATCTGAAGAACAATGTGCTGGGATCTCTGCGGACAGCCTGGATGTCCTTTGCCAGACTACCTACTGCTGCACTGGAGGAAGGAGAAcctacaaatgagacaaaccCTCAAGAGTCAGAGG GAGTGTTTGCAGAGGCAGAGTCCTCTGTGTcagcagagcagagagagcaACCTGAGATCAAAGTGGGGATGTTGAATGGAGGACGACGGATTGACTTTGTGCTTCAGGAAAAACCCATTGAAAGCTTCAACGAATACTTGTTTGCCATTCAGTCACATCTGTGTTACTG GGAATCGGAGGACACAGCTCTCCTGCTGCTGAAGGAGATTTATGACAAGCAAGGTGTGGCCTTTGAACAGCCACAGCAGTAA